From Pseudobythopirellula maris:
GGGTGTTTTTGCCCAGGTCGGTGGTCTCGGCGTGCAGCTTCAGCTCGATCTCATGGGCGTCGCCTCGCATGCGATCGAACACCCGTTGCCGATCGGCCGATTGCGCCTGCCTCATCACGAAGGCCGACGACATAGCGGCCGCAAAGAGCACCGCAGCCGCCGCCGTCAGCAACCTGCTGAGATACGGCCGGCGGCCGAACCAGCGTCGCAACTGGGCCCTCGGGGGCTCGGTGTACGCCGACACCGGTTCACCCGAAAGCCAGAGCTGCAGGTCTTCCGCCAGGGCGGTCGCCGATTCGTACCGCGTGTGAGGACGCCAGGCCATCGCCTTGGCGCAAATGGCGGCGAGTGCCTTGTCGACATCGGGCGTGAACGCCTCGACCGTGGGGCTCGGCCCCGCGGCGATCTTGGTCACGATGTCGCGCTCACCGCGGCCCGAATCGAGCATCTCGGCGTGCAGCAACTCGTGCGGCGAGCAGCCGGTCAGGATGCTGAACAGGATGCCGCCCAACCCGTAGATGTCGGTCCGCTCGTCGATGTCGTCGATCCGCCCCGCCGCCTGCTCGGGCGACATGTACAGAAGTGTGCCGAGCAGTTGCCCCTCGCGGGTCTGCAAGCCGAGCCCGTAAGCCCCCCCCGAATCGGAGACCCGCTCGGGCGCCAGATCGTCGAGCACCTTGGCCAGCCCCCAATCGATGACGATCACTTGGTCGAAGCTGTCGATCACCACGTTGTCGGGCTTCAAGTCGCGGTGCACCACTTTGTGGGCGTGGGCGTGACCCACCGCGTTGCAGATGCTTATCAGATCGCGCAGCAAATGCCTCAGCCGCAGAGGGCTTTCGACGCCCTCTTCACGGCGGTGGTGGTGCTCAAGGATCTCGTCCTGGAGCGTCTTCTTGCCCAAGAACCGCATCGTGTAGAAAGCCGCGCCGGTCTCCTTGTCGCTGCCCATCTGGTGGATCGGCACGATGCCCGGGTGCTCGAGCCGACCGGTGATCTCCGCCTCGCGACGGAAGCGGTCGACCAATTCGGGCGAGGGGCAGTCGTCGTCGGAAAGCTCCTTCAGGGCAACCACGCGGTCGAGCATCTGATCACGCGCAAGCCACACGCGGCCGAGGCCCCCCTGGCCGAGCTTGCGGAGGAGTTCGTAGCGGCCCTCGGCGCGACGCACGCTGCTCTCGCCTATGCCGACCCCAACGCCCACCCTGAGCAGCCGCGCAACGCGGCCCCCTTTGTCGTACTGCTCGAGCGCCTCGATGAGGGAGCTGCCGGCGCTGAGCTTGGTGTTGGTGGCGGCTCGCGCCGTATCGGAGTCGCTGATGCGTTTCGCCGCCCGGCGTTTAATATCTTCGGCCCGCTCCGAGGAAAGCTTCTCGGCGCCGACCAAGTGCTCGGCTAGGGGCGTCGATCCGTGGATCGACCAGTTTCGGATGACCGAAGCGAGTTGATGGTCGTTGACCGTGCCCGATTCAAGAAGCTCACTCGCAAACGCGACGTCAAAGCGCTGCTTAGCTATGGCGCTAGCGTTGCCCGCTGCGTCACCTTGAGGGGGATTCGTCGAGGGGGATGAGCCGCTCATGGCGCCTGTGTTATCAAAGCGTGTACAAAAGCGGCTGGAATTGCCAGCCGACTGTCTATACAGCGATGATAGTTCTCAGACCGCCAAGAGACCACTATTCGCGTGAAGGCCTAAACGGGCCAACTTGCCCTCGAGTCCAGGCAGTCACACGGCTATAGAAGAGCCCGTCGCAATAGCATCCCCATTTCGCAGCGACACAAAACGGCTCCATTGCGAAAAAACCACACACGCAACCGCTACAGGCGGTGCGATCTAGCGCTGCGCGGGCGCTTCGGCCTGAGCCACCTCGGGGCGTTTCAGGTCGCCGGTGAAGACGGTCCAGATCCGGGCCGATTCCTTCATTTTGGCGACCTTGCTGTTGATCACTTTGTCGAAGCGTTCGCTGCGGATCTTCGTGCGGATATCGGACTGCACCTCCCGGAAGGGGGTGTGCCCCGCCTCTTGGCGCTCGATGACTCGCACGATGTGAAACCCTTGCGGGCTCTCGAGAATGGGGCTCATCTGGCCGACCGGCAGCTCGAACAAGGCGCGATCGATCGCCTCGCTGGCCAGCGCGCCTTGGGTGGTCCAGTCGTGGCCTCCCCCGTCGGCGGCGCTAAAGCCGTGCGACGAGCTCTTGGCGATCTCGGTGAACGCGGGGCCCGCGCCGGCCGAAACCGACGCCTGATGCGCCACGTTGCCGAGTGTGGCGATCGCCCGCCAGGCGTCGCCTTTCGTTTGGAAACGATCGAAGTGGACCGCCAGCTCCTCCCACCGCGCGCGATTCGGCACGGCGTACTCTTCCTGGTGCTCGGCGTAGTAGGCGAGCATGTCGTCGTGCGTGACTTCTTTGTTGTAGTCGATGTTCTCTTGCAGCCAACTGCGGGCGATCATCTTCTGGAAAAAGTCGGCCTTCCGCTCGGCGAGAGTTGTCCCGAGTTCGTTCAGACGCTCTTCCAACTGGCTGATGTCGTCGACCCCCACACGCTCCATCAGGACCGGGGCCTCGTTCTTGTAGAAAGTCGACTCCATGCTGCGATGGATCGCGGCGAGGTCGGCCTTGGGCGCCTTGCGACGGAAGTCGGAGTAAAACAGCTTGAGGTCGAGCATGGCCATCAGGCTCTGCTGCATCAGCATCCGCTTGACCATTTCCATCTCAGCCGGTGGGACCTGCGACCGCATCTCGGGCGGCATGGTCGCCAGCCGTTGCTCGATCTGCAAGTTGACCTCCCACATCAACTCGCCCGCCAGGATGACCTGGTCGTTCACCTTGGCGACGATCTCGCACTCCTCGATCGGCTGGGCCTCGTTGGCGCGGGCCGCCGGCGCGAAAGCGGCGGCGAACAAAGCGATCGTGGTGAAAACCAGCGGGGCGGAAATGCGGTGCAGGGCGCGCAAAGCGACTTCTCGTTGGGGACGGGGCAAAGTGCCGAGCGGCGGGAGTCTAGGGGGCCTCCGACACCGGCCGCAAGAGCGATTTCGCCGCCCGCAGCGGGCCGTCGGACTCTTGGGCTAGCGTGCCGAGCGGCAGGTACGCCTCGGTGGCGTCGGCCACGCGCAGCGCGCCGTCGGTCGAGGCCACCAGCCGTGCTAGCTTGTCGCGGGACGAGTAGCCGAGCACCAGGTAGTCGTCCTCGCGCCGCAGGGTGTGAACGCCCCAGCCGTGCGCCCAGACGCGCAGGCGAGCCATCTCGACGAGCGTGAGCGCCGGCTCCGGCGGGGGGCCGAAGCGGTCGGCCAGCTCCGCGGTGAAGTCGTCGACCTCCGCCTCGGTGGCGGTGCGGGCCAGGCGCCGATAGAGGTCGATCTTGTCACGCTGGTCGCCGACGTAATCGCCCGGCAGGTGGGCGACCACCGGCAGGTCGACGTTCACCTCGACCGAGTCCCGCGCGGGCAGGCTCTTGAGCTCCCTGACCGCCTTCTCGAGCATCGTGCAGTACATCTCGTAGCCGACCGTGGCGATGTGCCCGCTCTGCTGCGACCCCAAGAGGGCCCCGGCGCCGCGGATCTCGAGGTCGCGCATCGACAAAGCAAAGCCGGCGCCGAGCTGGCTGAACTCCTCGATCGCCCGCAGCCGGCGGGCCGCCTCGGGGTTGAGGTGCTTGTTCTCGTCCACCAGCAGGTAGCAGTAGGAGCGCCTCCCGGAGCGACCCACCCTGCCCCGCAGCTGGTGCAGGTCGGCCAGGCCGTAGCGCTCGGCGTCGTCGATGATCATCGTGTTGGCGTTGGCGATGTCGAGACCCGACTCGATGATCGTGGTGGCCAGCAACACGTCGCACTCGTGACGCACGAAGCGTGTCATGACCTCCTCGAGCTCGCCGCCGGTCATCTGAGCGTGCCCCACCTCGACGCGCGCCTCGGGCACGATCTCGCGCAGCCTCGTGGCGACCGCCTGGATGTCGTGCACGCGGTTGTGGACGAAGTACGCCTGCCCGTCGCGGCTGAGCTCGCGCAGCAGGGCGTGGCGCACCATCTCGGCGTTGAACCGCGTGACGCGTGTCTCGACCGCCAACCGGTCGGCCGGCGGGGTCTCGAGGTTCGAGATGCTCCGCACGCCCAAGAGCGCCATGTGCAGCGTGCGGGGGATCGGCGTGGCGGTCATCGTCAGCACGTCGACCATCGCCCGCAACGCCTTGAGACGCTCCTTCACCGCGACCCCGAACCGCTGCTCCTCGTCGATGATGACAAGCCCCAGGTTCTGGAACTCGACGTCGGCCGAGGCGAGCCGGTGCGTGCCGATGAGCACGTCGACCGCGCCGCCCGCCGTCCGCTTGAGGGTCTTGTTCTGCTCGCCCTTGGTGTTGAAGCGGCTGATCCCCTCGATCACGAACGGGAACTCGGCCATCCGCTCGGTGAACGTGCGGCGGTGCTGCTCGGCGAGCACCGTGGTGGGGGCGAGCACCGCGACCTGGTAGCCGGCGTCGATCGCCTTGAAAGCCGCGCGCATGGCGACCTCGGTCTTGCCGAACCCGACGTCGCCGCACAACAGGCGGTCCATCGGCTTGGTCTGCTGCATGTCGGCCTTGATCGCCGCGATCGCCTCGACCTGATCGGGCGTGGCGTCGTAGGGGAACGACGCGTCGAACTCGCGCTGCCACTCGGTGTCGGCCGGGTAGCGGATGCCGGGCCGGGCGTCGCGTCGGGCCTGGATCTCGAGCATGTCGGAGGCCAGGTCGGCCACCGCCTCGTACGCGGCCCGCTTCTGCCGCTGCCAACTGGCGCCGCCGATCTTCGCCAGCGCGGGCTTGAGCTTCTTGCCGCCCACGTACTTCTGCACCAGCTCGATGCGTGAGGCGGGCACGTATATCCGCGTGCCGCCGTCGTACTCGATCTCAAGGTGCTCGTA
This genomic window contains:
- a CDS encoding peptidylprolyl isomerase gives rise to the protein MPRPQREVALRALHRISAPLVFTTIALFAAAFAPAARANEAQPIEECEIVAKVNDQVILAGELMWEVNLQIEQRLATMPPEMRSQVPPAEMEMVKRMLMQQSLMAMLDLKLFYSDFRRKAPKADLAAIHRSMESTFYKNEAPVLMERVGVDDISQLEERLNELGTTLAERKADFFQKMIARSWLQENIDYNKEVTHDDMLAYYAEHQEEYAVPNRARWEELAVHFDRFQTKGDAWRAIATLGNVAHQASVSAGAGPAFTEIAKSSSHGFSAADGGGHDWTTQGALASEAIDRALFELPVGQMSPILESPQGFHIVRVIERQEAGHTPFREVQSDIRTKIRSERFDKVINSKVAKMKESARIWTVFTGDLKRPEVAQAEAPAQR
- the mfd gene encoding transcription-repair coupling factor; this encodes MSSIASAVGQEPAARLGRLAAQLGVQDDFARVAASLEAGHSGTLGGVWGASRALVAAALAGRRTEADGPVVVVLPHDGDVAAFSSDLELFTRDRVAPFPAWQADASERVAHDEAHGSRLRTLKRLAAGGTDGPRLVVASIQALLQPVPARDTLAEGTRRLAVGAELDTEELSRWLVDHGCHRTTAVELPGEFALRGGILDLYAPDAEHPARLELFGDEIESIREFDVATQRSLGSVDWVDVTMLDPAAPSRAHFTAYAPSGAWFLMVEPSDLQEEGRYFHERSSRPGELHSVRTTLAEIYKYPSVTAAGVPAGSLEETGHLGFESVERFSGDANRVRDELDAIGGGQEAVVVCPTEAEIERLTELLGSTTMAKEGRLRLEIGQLSQGFRLVGAEPVVVMSSAELFNRHDVARGKARMVAGRAIDTFLELREGDLVVHVSHGIGRYRGMKLVEKEGRAYEHLEIEYDGGTRIYVPASRIELVQKYVGGKKLKPALAKIGGASWQRQKRAAYEAVADLASDMLEIQARRDARPGIRYPADTEWQREFDASFPYDATPDQVEAIAAIKADMQQTKPMDRLLCGDVGFGKTEVAMRAAFKAIDAGYQVAVLAPTTVLAEQHRRTFTERMAEFPFVIEGISRFNTKGEQNKTLKRTAGGAVDVLIGTHRLASADVEFQNLGLVIIDEEQRFGVAVKERLKALRAMVDVLTMTATPIPRTLHMALLGVRSISNLETPPADRLAVETRVTRFNAEMVRHALLRELSRDGQAYFVHNRVHDIQAVATRLREIVPEARVEVGHAQMTGGELEEVMTRFVRHECDVLLATTIIESGLDIANANTMIIDDAERYGLADLHQLRGRVGRSGRRSYCYLLVDENKHLNPEAARRLRAIEEFSQLGAGFALSMRDLEIRGAGALLGSQQSGHIATVGYEMYCTMLEKAVRELKSLPARDSVEVNVDLPVVAHLPGDYVGDQRDKIDLYRRLARTATEAEVDDFTAELADRFGPPPEPALTLVEMARLRVWAHGWGVHTLRREDDYLVLGYSSRDKLARLVASTDGALRVADATEAYLPLGTLAQESDGPLRAAKSLLRPVSEAP
- a CDS encoding serine/threonine-protein kinase, yielding MSGSSPSTNPPQGDAAGNASAIAKQRFDVAFASELLESGTVNDHQLASVIRNWSIHGSTPLAEHLVGAEKLSSERAEDIKRRAAKRISDSDTARAATNTKLSAGSSLIEALEQYDKGGRVARLLRVGVGVGIGESSVRRAEGRYELLRKLGQGGLGRVWLARDQMLDRVVALKELSDDDCPSPELVDRFRREAEITGRLEHPGIVPIHQMGSDKETGAAFYTMRFLGKKTLQDEILEHHHRREEGVESPLRLRHLLRDLISICNAVGHAHAHKVVHRDLKPDNVVIDSFDQVIVIDWGLAKVLDDLAPERVSDSGGAYGLGLQTREGQLLGTLLYMSPEQAAGRIDDIDERTDIYGLGGILFSILTGCSPHELLHAEMLDSGRGERDIVTKIAAGPSPTVEAFTPDVDKALAAICAKAMAWRPHTRYESATALAEDLQLWLSGEPVSAYTEPPRAQLRRWFGRRPYLSRLLTAAAAVLFAAAMSSAFVMRQAQSADRQRVFDRMRGDAHEIELKLHAETTDLGKNTRFIASLPPIQGLIKAQANPAKDNPVVWRERLETIYSGMLRANPDYLSVAYYASQPVEGGEARLPAVRFRELARVERSVNDRSLIVVAPAISLDVVNSPFLMHAAQLAPGEVASIVRQTAADARYRQWRLESGLMVYDEATGAPFGVVTVAADISGQLREILAGLRSVVGEVYVGTGDGDIWLMADSERGPGVWREGESLVDIESRAQQALESELLPAEATDGETFFVRKFKIGINDLKASVLVRLTP